A single genomic interval of Lentimicrobium saccharophilum harbors:
- a CDS encoding 6-pyruvoyl trahydropterin synthase family protein produces MIFITRKEHFNAAHRLFKAEYSDEKNLEVFGKCSNPNWHGHNYELFVTVKGPVDPETGFLINLKDLSKIINQFVVDKLDHKNVNLEVDFMSGKLASTENLAIAIWEQLEQPISETGARLHCVKLFETERNFVEYFGN; encoded by the coding sequence ATGATCTTTATCACCCGCAAAGAACATTTTAATGCCGCGCACCGTCTCTTCAAAGCCGAATACAGTGATGAAAAGAACCTTGAGGTTTTCGGAAAATGCTCAAACCCGAACTGGCACGGGCACAATTACGAACTTTTTGTAACTGTTAAAGGACCGGTCGACCCGGAAACAGGTTTTCTGATCAATCTGAAAGATCTCAGCAAAATCATCAATCAATTTGTTGTTGACAAACTGGATCATAAGAATGTGAACCTTGAAGTTGATTTTATGTCCGGAAAGCTTGCATCAACTGAAAACCTTGCCATTGCTATCTGGGAGCAACTTGAACAACCAATCAGTGAAACCGGTGCCCGGTTGCATTGTGTGAAACTCTTCGAAACTGAAAGAAATTTTGTTGAATACTTCGGAAATTAA
- the folE gene encoding GTP cyclohydrolase I FolE — MSSEIVKDMIIENMMDDYEIKDGYQKRDLYNQKTIKKLAGHYREILKLIGEDPTREGLEKTPERVSKAMQFLTHGYDLNPEDILRSAMFKEDYKQMVLVKDIEVYSMCEHHMIPFFGRAHVAYIPNGYIVGLSKIPRIVDAFARRLQVQERLTTQIKECIQNTLKPLGVAVVIEAQHMCMSMRGIQKQNSVTTTSDFTGAFLGEKTRAEFIHLIGSRLHGN, encoded by the coding sequence ATGAGCAGTGAAATCGTGAAAGACATGATCATCGAAAACATGATGGATGATTACGAAATAAAGGACGGATATCAGAAACGTGATCTCTACAACCAGAAAACCATCAAAAAACTGGCTGGTCATTACAGGGAAATCCTTAAGCTGATCGGAGAAGATCCAACAAGAGAAGGCCTGGAGAAAACCCCGGAACGTGTGTCCAAAGCAATGCAGTTCCTCACGCATGGTTACGACCTGAACCCTGAAGATATCCTTCGCTCGGCAATGTTTAAGGAAGACTACAAACAGATGGTGCTGGTGAAAGACATTGAAGTTTATTCGATGTGCGAACACCATATGATCCCGTTCTTTGGCAGGGCGCATGTGGCTTATATCCCCAACGGATATATTGTCGGATTAAGCAAAATACCAAGAATTGTTGACGCCTTTGCCCGGCGCCTGCAGGTCCAGGAGCGACTCACCACCCAGATAAAGGAGTGCATTCAGAACACCCTGAAACCCCTCGGCGTTGCAGTGGTAATAGAAGCCCAGCATATGTGCATGAGCATGCGCGGGATTCAGAAGCAGAATTCGGTGACCACCACTTCCGATTTTACCGGAGCGTTTCTTGGCGAAAAAACCCGTGCAGAGTTCATTCATCTGATAGGTTCAAGGCTCCACGGAAATTAA
- a CDS encoding HD domain-containing protein, which yields MDKNITLINNTIAFVKETLKDAEGGHDWFHIERVWKNTRTIAESESCNMLVAELGALLHDIADAKFHNGDEEAGPALAREFLTSQHVDEEVIYQVEMIIRHVSFGGGNTPATFKSPELSVVQDADRLDAMGAIGIARAFHYGGHKNRQLYNPGIPPDMTMSKEKYRKSNAPTLNHFYEKLLLLKDLMNTETGRRMASRRHAFMQTYLIEFLSEWEGG from the coding sequence ATGGATAAGAATATAACGCTGATTAACAATACAATAGCCTTTGTTAAAGAAACATTGAAAGATGCCGAAGGCGGCCATGACTGGTTTCACATTGAGCGGGTGTGGAAAAATACCCGTACCATCGCTGAATCAGAATCGTGTAACATGCTGGTTGCCGAACTAGGGGCATTGCTGCATGATATTGCTGACGCCAAATTCCATAATGGTGATGAGGAAGCCGGGCCGGCCCTGGCCCGGGAATTTCTGACATCCCAACATGTTGATGAAGAAGTGATTTATCAGGTAGAGATGATCATACGGCATGTTTCCTTCGGAGGAGGAAATACACCGGCAACCTTTAAGTCGCCGGAATTATCGGTGGTACAGGATGCAGACCGCCTTGATGCCATGGGGGCCATTGGCATAGCCCGCGCGTTTCATTACGGAGGGCACAAAAACAGGCAGCTCTACAATCCAGGAATCCCGCCTGATATGACCATGAGCAAAGAAAAATACAGAAAAAGCAATGCGCCTACCCTCAACCATTTCTATGAAAAACTTCTGTTGCTGAAAGACCTCATGAATACGGAAACCGGGCGTCGCATGGCAAGCCGCAGGCATGCGTTCATGCAGACGTATCTGATTGAATTCCTTTCTGAATGGGAAGGCGGCTGA
- the nadE gene encoding NAD(+) synthase yields MNRPPFSKDILKIKDIEAMAGHLGALLKEEIFVKYKRRGAVVGISGGIDSSVSMALAAKYIGAERVFGVMMPEKDSSPDSESLAEKLAKKFGVPHIVENIRPALEGFKCYERRDEAIKRVFPEFDPLTDKSKIGINKTGLDQKLPPVFHLTIIDKNGNQKSKIIPINEYLQIVAASNFKQRCRMSMVYYYAEKMHYMVIGTANKHEIDQGFFVKYGDGGADFYPQANLYKTQVYQLAEYLGVPDEIIQRTPTTDTYSAEQTQEEFFYQLPFEIMDPMWYGFENGYSPDEVGEVMGMPAGEVQIIFDNFARKKKTTEYLRANPYYFPVI; encoded by the coding sequence ATGAACAGACCTCCTTTCTCAAAAGACATCCTGAAGATCAAAGACATAGAGGCGATGGCCGGTCATCTGGGCGCACTTCTCAAAGAAGAAATTTTCGTTAAATACAAGCGGCGCGGAGCCGTGGTCGGCATCAGCGGCGGAATTGACTCATCGGTTTCTATGGCCCTGGCCGCAAAATATATCGGAGCTGAGCGGGTTTTCGGCGTAATGATGCCGGAAAAAGATTCCAGTCCCGACAGCGAAAGCCTGGCGGAGAAACTCGCAAAGAAATTCGGGGTTCCGCATATAGTTGAAAATATCAGGCCTGCACTGGAAGGATTCAAATGTTACGAGCGGCGTGATGAAGCCATTAAAAGGGTCTTTCCAGAGTTTGATCCGCTTACGGATAAATCCAAGATCGGCATAAACAAGACCGGTCTTGATCAGAAACTTCCGCCGGTGTTTCACCTGACGATTATCGATAAAAACGGCAACCAGAAAAGCAAGATTATTCCCATCAACGAATACCTTCAGATCGTTGCAGCTTCAAACTTCAAGCAAAGGTGCCGCATGTCGATGGTGTATTACTATGCTGAGAAGATGCATTACATGGTGATCGGGACCGCCAACAAACATGAGATTGACCAGGGTTTCTTCGTGAAATACGGCGACGGAGGGGCAGATTTCTATCCCCAGGCCAACCTGTACAAAACCCAGGTTTATCAACTGGCCGAATATCTGGGTGTCCCCGATGAAATCATACAACGCACACCCACTACCGACACTTACAGCGCAGAACAAACCCAGGAGGAGTTTTTCTACCAGCTGCCATTCGAGATCATGGACCCCATGTGGTATGGTTTCGAAAACGGTTACTCACCGGATGAAGTAGGTGAAGTGATGGGGATGCCGGCCGGCGAGGTGCAGATTATTTTCGACAACTTCGCCCGTAAGAAAAAAACCACTGAATACCTGAGAGCCAATCCTTACTATTTCCCGGTGATTTAA
- a CDS encoding AMP-binding protein — protein MNAFDYFFENTSALDKEAVTGREPVSYPRLFANSVRTAARFKQIHGENNYVIILSENSGFFITVYLALMKSGNICVPLNPAIELENLDKVLEKTGSTLAFISRKYQQRFAAYNFTVYDDLTLEKWCSEETATDIPYPDPGFDDQRLAEIIFTSGSTGEQKGAMITHRNIIANSVSIIEYLKLTSSDIIEVVMPFYYCYGLSLLHTHLRVGGAVNLNNSFIFIGSVIDDLNKYNCTGFAGVPSHFQILLRKTRDFKNTKFQSLRYVTQAGGKLHTAFIEEFIDAFPDIKFYVMYGQTEATARLSYLPPEMLRQKLGSLGRGIPGVTLKVVNEAGEPVKPGETGEIIAKGDNVMAGYFKDPETTAATIRNGWLYTGDMATVDDEGYIFMQSRAKEIIKVRGIRISPKEIEAVIVSYPGVIDCTITAEQDDIAGEAIKATVVVNESDLDKFTADEIREHCAKNLASFKVPQKVVFDTKLYFNAAGKKSKY, from the coding sequence ATGAATGCTTTTGACTATTTCTTCGAAAACACGTCGGCCCTGGACAAAGAGGCTGTTACAGGCCGAGAACCGGTCAGTTATCCCCGCTTGTTTGCAAATTCTGTCAGAACAGCCGCCCGGTTTAAACAAATCCACGGAGAAAATAATTATGTCATCATCCTGAGCGAGAATTCCGGTTTTTTCATCACGGTTTACCTTGCCCTGATGAAATCGGGAAACATCTGCGTACCGCTGAATCCTGCCATCGAACTGGAAAATCTGGATAAAGTGCTCGAAAAAACAGGTTCAACCCTGGCATTTATCAGCAGGAAGTATCAGCAACGCTTCGCTGCTTACAATTTTACCGTTTACGATGATCTGACACTGGAGAAGTGGTGCTCTGAAGAAACAGCAACAGACATCCCCTATCCCGATCCCGGGTTTGACGATCAAAGGCTGGCGGAGATCATTTTCACCTCAGGTTCAACGGGTGAACAGAAAGGGGCAATGATCACCCATCGTAATATTATTGCCAATTCCGTATCCATCATCGAATACCTGAAACTTACTTCTTCCGACATCATCGAGGTGGTGATGCCCTTCTATTATTGCTACGGACTCTCGCTTCTGCATACCCACCTGCGGGTTGGCGGGGCAGTTAACCTGAACAACTCATTTATTTTTATCGGGAGTGTTATTGACGATCTCAATAAATACAACTGTACCGGTTTTGCAGGGGTCCCAAGCCATTTTCAGATACTTCTGAGAAAGACAAGGGATTTCAAGAATACAAAATTTCAATCGCTTCGCTACGTCACCCAGGCCGGCGGCAAATTACACACTGCATTTATCGAGGAATTTATTGATGCCTTCCCTGATATAAAGTTTTATGTGATGTATGGTCAGACAGAAGCCACAGCAAGGCTTTCGTATCTCCCCCCGGAGATGTTGCGTCAGAAACTCGGCTCACTCGGACGCGGCATCCCGGGAGTTACCCTTAAGGTTGTCAATGAAGCCGGAGAACCGGTGAAACCCGGAGAAACCGGGGAAATTATTGCCAAAGGCGACAACGTGATGGCAGGATATTTCAAGGATCCGGAAACTACGGCTGCCACGATCCGGAATGGCTGGCTTTATACCGGCGATATGGCCACCGTTGATGATGAAGGATATATCTTTATGCAATCGAGGGCAAAAGAAATCATCAAAGTAAGGGGAATCCGGATCAGCCCGAAGGAAATTGAGGCTGTAATAGTTTCTTACCCCGGGGTGATTGATTGCACCATTACAGCCGAGCAGGACGATATTGCCGGGGAAGCCATCAAAGCTACCGTAGTGGTGAATGAATCCGATCTTGATAAGTTCACTGCCGATGAGATCAGGGAACACTGCGCAAAGAACCTCGCCTCATTCAAAGTGCCTCAGAAAGTAGTGTTTGACACCAAACTTTACTTCAACGCAGCCGGCAAGAAATCAAAGTACTGA
- a CDS encoding MBOAT family O-acyltransferase, producing MHFDSLYFFVFLAVTFLLYYRIGYKFQQLVLFAASIFFIAFLSPKLVVFTLIFVILNYFLGIWLQKKAETRFRVTVFWITIAANIGILGFFKYINFFFENVNLFLSLFNAQGSLKLLDLIIPVGISYYTFQALGYLIRINRKAEKAETSFLAFANYLIFFPKFLAGPVERSNHFFPQISKPVLFQADNVTAGLRLFLWGMFKKVVIGNNLADPVYKLYNNIEDYTGLPLLIIFFLQAIHLYADFSGYTDMALGVARIFGIKLVDNFNRPFFARNVGEFWRRWHISLSSWCNDFIFSPFIVKYRKYGNKAAIAGIFITFYVIGIWHGANWTFVAVGLLQGIAISYEFATKRKRLQIASRLPQGLVTFVSRTLTYLFFSLTLVFFNSQNIHDAFYFLSHIFSDFRFNLSGNKLIYDSASFFVAIIAFGVIYIKEMLQEMKVDVPSYFYGLPRGLRWTGYYLMMVAVFYYSGAGDAFVYLQF from the coding sequence GTGCATTTCGACTCATTATACTTTTTTGTTTTCCTGGCTGTAACATTTCTGCTATATTACAGGATAGGATACAAGTTTCAGCAACTGGTGCTGTTTGCGGCAAGTATTTTTTTTATTGCTTTTCTTTCTCCAAAATTAGTCGTTTTTACCCTGATCTTCGTTATATTAAACTATTTTCTCGGCATTTGGTTGCAGAAGAAAGCAGAAACAAGGTTCCGGGTGACAGTTTTCTGGATTACAATCGCTGCCAATATTGGCATTCTTGGCTTTTTCAAGTATATCAATTTCTTTTTTGAGAATGTCAATCTGTTTTTGTCATTATTTAATGCTCAGGGAAGTTTAAAACTCCTTGATCTTATTATTCCTGTTGGGATTTCTTATTATACCTTCCAGGCATTGGGATATCTTATCAGGATCAACAGAAAGGCGGAAAAAGCCGAAACTTCATTTCTGGCTTTTGCCAACTACCTGATCTTTTTCCCGAAGTTTCTGGCAGGACCTGTAGAGCGTTCCAATCATTTTTTTCCGCAGATCAGCAAGCCGGTTTTGTTTCAGGCAGATAACGTTACGGCAGGGCTGAGGCTGTTTCTGTGGGGGATGTTTAAAAAGGTGGTCATCGGTAATAATCTGGCTGATCCGGTTTACAAGCTTTACAACAATATTGAAGATTACACTGGTTTGCCATTGCTGATCATCTTTTTCCTTCAGGCGATCCATCTGTATGCTGATTTTTCCGGATATACTGATATGGCACTTGGTGTGGCCCGGATTTTCGGGATAAAACTGGTTGATAATTTTAACCGGCCGTTTTTTGCCAGAAATGTGGGGGAATTCTGGCGGCGCTGGCATATTTCGCTTTCATCCTGGTGCAATGACTTTATCTTTTCCCCATTCATTGTTAAATACCGTAAATATGGCAACAAGGCGGCCATAGCCGGAATCTTCATAACCTTTTATGTTATCGGTATCTGGCATGGTGCAAACTGGACTTTTGTGGCAGTGGGCCTTTTACAGGGAATTGCTATCAGTTATGAGTTTGCAACCAAGCGGAAGCGACTGCAGATTGCATCCAGGCTGCCTCAGGGACTGGTGACATTCGTCAGCCGGACCCTGACCTATTTATTTTTCAGCCTGACGCTGGTATTCTTCAATTCGCAGAATATCCATGATGCCTTCTACTTCCTTTCACATATTTTCTCCGATTTCAGGTTTAATCTGAGTGGCAATAAGCTGATCTACGATTCTGCAAGCTTTTTTGTCGCAATAATTGCATTCGGGGTGATCTATATCAAGGAAATGCTGCAGGAGATGAAAGTGGATGTGCCGTCTTATTTTTACGGTCTTCCCCGCGGACTGCGCTGGACGGGTTATTATCTGATGATGGTGGCTGTTTTTTATTACAGCGGAGCCGGTGATGCTTTTGTTTATCTGCAATTTTAA
- a CDS encoding acyl carrier protein, translated as MLQLSEVKDQLKKFIVETAFVPADKVQDDTLIFVEGIFDSMGFLALINFIEENFKIKAADSELLEGNFESVNAIAGFIGSKLN; from the coding sequence ATGTTGCAATTAAGTGAAGTTAAAGACCAGCTGAAAAAATTCATCGTTGAAACAGCCTTTGTCCCTGCCGATAAGGTTCAGGACGACACCCTAATTTTTGTTGAAGGAATCTTCGATTCGATGGGTTTTCTGGCTCTGATAAATTTTATTGAAGAAAATTTCAAGATTAAAGCTGCTGATTCCGAATTGCTGGAAGGCAATTTTGAGTCAGTGAACGCCATTGCCGGTTTCATCGGCAGTAAACTTAACTAA
- the asnB gene encoding asparagine synthase (glutamine-hydrolyzing): MCGIAGILNLGGLETVPTEQQLTTMLAAIRYRGPDESGIYLNHKIGLGNVRLSILDLSSGLQPISVRDKRYWIVYNGELFNYIEIRRELESLGISFVTNTDTEVVIQAYAQWGPQCLQQFIGQFAIAIWDSQKEELFLARDRVGIRPIFYTRSGDRFIFCSEIKGIFQVPGVRRAISHKGLSQIFSFWTTITPDTPFENIYEIPPGHYLTIGKGETAITRYWNFKFPEDGNYIRLSLNEAAEELRGLFKDAVRIRLRADVEVAAYLSGGIDSSVTTAFIHELEPGVLNTFSIGFSDKAFDETAFQLEAAKYFNTHHTAFSCTSAEIGQHFYDTIRHTEFPVLRTAPTPMYLLSKKVREHNIKVVITGEGADEMLAGYNIFKEAKIRRFWATNPQSDIRPLLLKKLYPYLPMMKDAKSSVLKMFFGYKLSDTDNPYYSHLLRWHNTSRLQNYFNDPVIAGLKGYDPLDEVSKNLAENFSQWGDLARSQYLESTIFMSGYLLSSQGDRMAMANSVEGRYPFLDHRVIEFAAGLPESYKLNSLNEKFILKKMMQGKIPESILHRHKQAYRAPVSSSLAGTLAPDYAKEMLNESAIRSTGIFDPEKVNKLVDKLGQPGSQATEVENMAIAGILSTQLLDHFFISDTVLVAPGEKPANLRIFRD; this comes from the coding sequence ATGTGCGGCATTGCAGGAATTCTGAATCTTGGAGGCCTGGAAACAGTCCCCACCGAGCAGCAGCTCACAACCATGCTGGCTGCTATCCGTTACAGGGGGCCCGACGAAAGCGGAATCTACCTGAATCACAAGATCGGGTTAGGCAATGTGCGTCTCAGCATTCTCGACCTGTCCTCCGGACTGCAGCCCATATCGGTACGGGATAAGCGCTATTGGATTGTATACAATGGCGAATTGTTCAATTACATAGAGATCCGCAGGGAACTTGAGAGCCTTGGCATCAGCTTCGTAACCAACACCGATACGGAAGTTGTTATACAGGCCTATGCGCAGTGGGGGCCTCAATGCCTTCAGCAATTTATCGGGCAGTTTGCCATTGCCATCTGGGACAGTCAAAAGGAAGAACTCTTCCTGGCCCGCGACCGGGTTGGGATAAGGCCGATCTTTTATACCCGTTCCGGAGATCGTTTCATCTTTTGTTCTGAAATAAAAGGCATTTTTCAGGTGCCGGGTGTAAGAAGAGCGATCAGTCACAAAGGGCTTTCGCAGATTTTCTCATTCTGGACTACCATTACGCCCGACACGCCCTTCGAGAATATCTATGAAATACCCCCCGGGCACTACCTGACCATTGGCAAAGGGGAGACTGCAATTACCCGTTACTGGAACTTTAAATTTCCGGAGGATGGAAATTACATCAGACTCAGCCTGAATGAAGCTGCAGAAGAGTTGCGCGGGCTTTTTAAAGATGCCGTAAGAATAAGGCTCAGGGCCGACGTTGAGGTGGCCGCCTACCTGAGCGGCGGTATCGACAGCAGTGTTACCACTGCCTTTATCCACGAACTGGAGCCGGGCGTGCTCAATACCTTCTCTATCGGATTCAGCGACAAAGCTTTCGATGAAACCGCCTTTCAACTGGAAGCAGCGAAATACTTCAACACGCACCACACTGCATTTTCCTGTACTTCCGCAGAGATCGGCCAACATTTCTACGATACAATCCGGCACACCGAATTCCCTGTCCTCCGCACGGCACCAACCCCCATGTACCTCCTTTCGAAAAAAGTACGTGAACATAACATCAAAGTGGTAATCACCGGTGAAGGCGCCGATGAAATGCTCGCCGGATACAACATCTTCAAAGAGGCAAAAATCAGGCGTTTCTGGGCAACCAATCCACAATCGGACATCCGTCCGCTGCTGCTGAAGAAACTTTACCCTTACCTGCCGATGATGAAGGACGCAAAATCCTCCGTACTTAAAATGTTTTTTGGTTACAAGCTATCCGATACCGATAATCCTTATTACTCACACCTCCTGCGCTGGCACAATACCTCGCGGCTGCAGAATTATTTCAACGACCCTGTCATTGCCGGTCTTAAAGGATATGACCCTTTGGATGAGGTAAGTAAAAACCTGGCAGAGAACTTCAGCCAATGGGGAGACCTGGCCAGGTCGCAATACCTCGAATCCACCATCTTTATGTCGGGTTACCTTCTTTCATCGCAGGGAGACCGCATGGCCATGGCCAATTCAGTGGAAGGCCGGTATCCGTTTCTGGATCACAGGGTGATTGAATTTGCCGCCGGACTGCCTGAAAGTTACAAGCTGAACAGCCTGAACGAAAAGTTTATCCTGAAAAAGATGATGCAGGGCAAAATTCCGGAATCCATACTTCACAGGCACAAACAAGCTTACAGGGCTCCGGTTTCCTCAAGTCTCGCAGGTACCCTGGCTCCGGATTATGCTAAAGAAATGCTCAATGAAAGCGCGATACGGTCGACCGGAATCTTCGATCCCGAAAAAGTAAATAAACTCGTTGATAAACTCGGGCAGCCAGGCAGTCAGGCAACGGAAGTTGAAAACATGGCCATTGCAGGGATACTCTCCACCCAATTGCTGGATCATTTCTTCATCAGCGATACCGTACTTGTTGCACCCGGAGAAAAGCCTGCAAATCTGAGGATATTCAGAGACTGA
- the fabD gene encoding ACP S-malonyltransferase, which produces MKAYVFPGQGAQFVGMGKELYDNNAMAKEMFEKANEILGFRITDLMFAGTDEDLRQTRVTQPAIFLHSVILAKTLGESFRPDMTAGHSLGEFSALVAAGALSFEDGLRLVYARAMAMQKACEAEPSTMAAILGLADEKVEEVLSGIDDVVVPANYNSPGQLVISGSVKGIEVACEQLKAAGAKRALPLKVGGAFHSPLMEPARVELAAAINATSFNAPVCPVYQNVSGKPNTDPAQIRENLIAQLTAPVRWTQSVQNMVAGGATHFVEVGPGTVLQGLVKKIAPEVEAVSA; this is translated from the coding sequence ATGAAAGCATACGTATTTCCCGGACAGGGAGCCCAGTTTGTGGGCATGGGCAAAGAACTTTACGACAACAATGCCATGGCGAAAGAGATGTTTGAAAAAGCCAATGAAATTCTTGGCTTCCGCATCACCGACCTGATGTTTGCCGGCACCGACGAAGACCTGCGACAGACCAGGGTGACACAGCCCGCCATTTTCCTGCATTCGGTGATCCTGGCCAAAACCCTGGGCGAATCGTTTCGGCCCGATATGACCGCCGGACATTCTTTGGGTGAATTCTCGGCATTGGTGGCTGCCGGCGCATTGTCGTTCGAAGACGGCCTCAGGCTGGTTTATGCCCGTGCCATGGCCATGCAGAAAGCCTGTGAAGCTGAGCCCTCGACCATGGCCGCCATTCTTGGACTGGCCGACGAAAAAGTTGAAGAAGTCTTATCAGGCATAGACGATGTGGTTGTTCCGGCCAATTACAACAGTCCCGGACAACTGGTGATCAGCGGCTCGGTGAAAGGTATTGAAGTTGCCTGCGAGCAACTTAAAGCGGCCGGCGCCAAACGCGCACTTCCGCTAAAAGTTGGAGGCGCCTTCCATTCTCCGTTGATGGAACCTGCCCGCGTCGAACTGGCAGCAGCCATAAATGCAACCAGCTTTAACGCGCCTGTTTGCCCAGTATATCAAAATGTCAGCGGCAAACCGAATACCGACCCTGCTCAGATCCGCGAAAACCTCATCGCGCAGCTTACGGCACCGGTCCGGTGGACCCAGAGCGTTCAAAATATGGTTGCCGGCGGCGCTACCCATTTTGTGGAAGTAGGCCCGGGTACCGTTCTTCAGGGACTGGTAAAAAAAATAGCTCCCGAAGTGGAAGCTGTAAGCGCATAA
- a CDS encoding TOBE domain-containing protein, giving the protein MKISARNQIKGVITEIKSGVVTARVILDIGGGNHLSSVITMESVQELNLKPGDEVYAIIKSTEVMIGKE; this is encoded by the coding sequence ATGAAAATCAGTGCAAGAAATCAAATCAAAGGCGTCATTACGGAAATCAAGTCCGGTGTGGTTACTGCACGTGTAATTCTTGACATCGGAGGGGGAAATCACCTGAGTTCGGTCATCACCATGGAAAGTGTGCAGGAGCTGAACCTGAAGCCGGGTGATGAGGTGTATGCCATCATTAAGTCGACCGAAGTAATGATCGGAAAAGAATAA
- a CDS encoding response regulator, producing MDRIKVVIVDDHKMVVEGLRKLIDESQVALVSDVAYSAQEAISVIVRCEPHVVLLDINLPDASGLDLCRQLKSTFPDVKIVALTSYSDYSVVKRMLANGASGYVIKNAMPDEIILSIETVYKNQQFLCEEIDVMLHRRGEPQVWLTNRETELLRYIVDGFTNPEIADRMFLGLETINSYRKNLLCKLGARNTAMLVKIAMERMLV from the coding sequence ATGGATCGCATTAAAGTTGTTATCGTCGACGATCACAAAATGGTGGTTGAAGGACTGCGCAAGCTGATCGATGAGTCGCAGGTTGCCCTGGTCAGCGATGTTGCCTACTCCGCTCAGGAGGCTATTTCCGTTATTGTCCGGTGCGAGCCTCATGTGGTGCTCCTCGATATCAACCTGCCCGATGCAAGCGGGCTTGATTTGTGCCGGCAGCTTAAATCCACTTTCCCCGATGTGAAGATCGTGGCCCTTACCAGTTACAGTGACTATTCTGTGGTCAAACGCATGCTGGCCAACGGAGCTTCCGGTTACGTGATTAAAAATGCCATGCCCGATGAAATCATCCTGAGTATTGAAACGGTGTATAAGAACCAGCAGTTTCTTTGCGAAGAGATCGATGTAATGCTCCACCGTCGCGGTGAACCGCAGGTCTGGCTCACCAACCGCGAAACCGAACTGCTGAGGTACATTGTTGATGGGTTTACCAACCCCGAAATAGCTGACCGGATGTTTCTGGGTTTAGAAACCATTAACAGCTACCGCAAAAATCTGCTTTGTAAGCTGGGCGCCCGGAATACAGCGATGCTTGTTAAGATCGCCATGGAAAGGATGCTGGTATAA